Proteins found in one Salinimonas lutimaris genomic segment:
- a CDS encoding vWA domain-containing protein: MVEFVWWWAFFLLPLPLLVWLLPGKAQQQDAALHVPAVLPGQTEHSTVAARSVTLPVLLSLIWLLLITAAARPQWLGEPVSVPNEGREMMLAVDLSGSMKIDDMTLNGDRVNRLTMTKSVLHDFIKRRLSDRLGLILFADTAYLQAPLTFDRQTVAQLLDEAVIGLVGEQTAIGDAIGLAVKRFDDKKKTNKVVILLTDGQNTAGNITPAQAKELAVENDVTVYTIGVGADSMVVQSFFGSRQVNPSQELDEDMLTDIANSTGGKYFRARDVSELEQIYSRLDELEPIEADGQKLRPLTALFFYPLAAALIVSFLLVAVAIIKPRLSLNSVTAGAQH; encoded by the coding sequence ATGGTTGAGTTTGTCTGGTGGTGGGCTTTTTTTCTGCTTCCCTTGCCATTATTAGTGTGGCTGTTGCCGGGTAAGGCGCAGCAACAGGATGCGGCATTACATGTGCCAGCAGTGCTACCCGGCCAAACAGAACACAGCACAGTAGCCGCCCGGTCGGTTACCCTGCCGGTGCTACTGAGCCTCATCTGGCTTTTACTGATCACCGCTGCCGCCAGACCACAGTGGCTTGGCGAGCCGGTCAGCGTTCCTAATGAAGGGCGGGAAATGATGCTGGCGGTGGATTTGTCCGGCAGTATGAAAATCGATGATATGACCCTAAATGGTGATCGGGTCAATCGACTGACCATGACAAAATCCGTGCTGCACGATTTTATCAAACGCCGGTTATCAGATCGTCTGGGGCTGATTCTATTTGCCGATACCGCCTATTTGCAGGCGCCGCTGACTTTCGACCGGCAAACTGTGGCGCAATTACTGGATGAGGCCGTGATTGGTCTGGTGGGCGAACAAACCGCGATTGGCGATGCTATCGGACTTGCCGTAAAGCGCTTCGATGACAAGAAAAAAACCAACAAAGTGGTTATTTTGCTGACTGACGGTCAAAACACGGCAGGAAATATTACGCCGGCTCAGGCAAAGGAATTGGCTGTGGAAAATGACGTTACTGTTTACACTATTGGTGTGGGCGCCGACTCTATGGTGGTGCAGAGTTTCTTTGGCAGCCGGCAGGTCAATCCTTCTCAGGAGCTGGACGAGGACATGCTGACCGATATTGCCAATTCAACTGGTGGTAAGTATTTTCGCGCCAGGGATGTCAGTGAACTGGAACAGATTTACAGCCGGCTGGATGAACTGGAGCCGATTGAGGCAGATGGTCAGAAATTACGCCCGCTGACAGCCCTGTTTTTCTACCCGCTGGCAGCAGCCCTGATCGTAAGCTTTCTTCTGGTGGCTGTGGCTATTATAAAACCGCGCCTGAGCCTGAATTCTGTTACAGCAGGAGCACAGCACTAG
- a CDS encoding DUF4381 domain-containing protein, producing the protein MNEQEQQMLAQLKDIHPPSEVAVWPLAWGWWVLIILAAVCIISAVVWWRRQRRFNAARRQAQQAVREISVSHNDWPSQINQILKRTAMAYFPAETMSGLYGQRWTQFMISQLRSGPKSAVASRLGQLQDMLYQPAKPDPGSFDTCQKAALDWLSKANFRQVADAAAQSDTGARHG; encoded by the coding sequence ATGAACGAACAAGAACAACAAATGCTGGCGCAATTAAAAGATATCCATCCGCCGTCTGAAGTAGCGGTCTGGCCGCTGGCGTGGGGTTGGTGGGTACTGATCATTCTGGCCGCCGTCTGTATTATTAGCGCCGTCGTCTGGTGGCGTCGTCAGCGACGCTTCAATGCAGCCCGCCGTCAGGCTCAGCAAGCGGTGCGGGAGATCAGCGTAAGTCATAATGACTGGCCCAGTCAGATTAATCAGATTCTCAAGCGCACCGCTATGGCTTATTTTCCGGCCGAAACAATGTCAGGCCTGTATGGCCAGCGCTGGACTCAGTTTATGATTAGCCAGCTCAGAAGCGGCCCTAAATCTGCGGTGGCCAGCCGGCTTGGACAACTACAGGATATGCTTTATCAGCCAGCCAAACCGGACCCAGGAAGTTTTGACACCTGCCAGAAAGCCGCGCTGGACTGGTTAAGCAAAGCCAATTTCCGCCAGGTGGCCGACGCAGCCGCTCAGTCTGACACCGGAGCCCGGCATGGTTGA
- the fadI gene encoding acetyl-CoA C-acyltransferase FadI, giving the protein MAKKQEVTTRSGDRIAIVSGLRTPFAKMATYFHGVPAVDLGKMVVNELLIRNGVAPELVDQVVYGQVVQMPEAPNIAREIVLGTGMNVHTDAYSVSRACATSFQSAVNIAESMMAGTIQVGIAGGADSTSVSPIGVSKNLARTLVDLQKAKTMGQKFNLFKKLSFKDLMPVPPAVAEYSTGLSMGDTAEQMAKTHSISRQEQDKLAHRSHSFAAQSWEAGKLDNEVMTAYAEPFKGALGRDNNVRFDSTLEGYAKLRPVFDRKYGSVTAANATPLTDGASAVLMMTESRAKELGYTPLGYIRSYAFSAIDVWEDMLMGPSYATPIALDRAGMTLNDLTLIEMHEAFAAQTLANVKMFASDKFAKEKLGRDKATGEIDMDKFNVMGSSIAYGHPFAATGTRMITQMLNELQRRGGGTGLLTACAAGGLGAAMIVETE; this is encoded by the coding sequence ATGGCTAAGAAACAAGAAGTTACAACGCGCTCGGGCGATCGTATTGCGATTGTTTCCGGTTTGCGCACTCCGTTTGCAAAGATGGCAACTTATTTTCATGGCGTTCCGGCTGTGGATTTGGGCAAGATGGTGGTGAATGAACTGCTCATCCGTAATGGTGTAGCACCAGAGTTGGTTGATCAGGTTGTCTATGGGCAGGTTGTTCAGATGCCAGAAGCGCCTAACATCGCCCGCGAAATTGTGCTGGGTACCGGCATGAATGTGCATACAGACGCTTACAGCGTATCGCGCGCCTGTGCCACCAGTTTTCAGTCAGCGGTAAACATTGCTGAAAGTATGATGGCTGGCACTATTCAGGTAGGCATTGCCGGTGGTGCAGACTCAACATCGGTGTCGCCTATCGGGGTGTCTAAAAATCTGGCCCGCACACTGGTTGACTTGCAAAAAGCCAAAACCATGGGGCAGAAATTCAACTTATTCAAAAAGCTGAGCTTTAAAGATTTAATGCCGGTACCGCCGGCTGTGGCTGAGTATTCGACAGGTTTGTCGATGGGCGATACTGCCGAGCAGATGGCCAAAACCCATAGTATTTCCAGACAGGAACAAGACAAGCTGGCACACCGTTCCCATTCTTTTGCTGCCCAGAGTTGGGAAGCCGGAAAGCTGGATAATGAAGTGATGACCGCTTACGCCGAGCCTTTTAAAGGCGCGCTGGGCCGGGATAATAATGTCCGTTTTGATTCTACCCTGGAAGGCTATGCCAAACTGCGTCCGGTCTTTGATCGCAAGTATGGCTCAGTTACTGCCGCCAACGCCACGCCCCTGACAGACGGGGCATCAGCGGTGTTAATGATGACGGAGAGCCGGGCTAAAGAGCTGGGCTACACGCCTTTAGGCTATATCCGCAGTTATGCGTTTTCGGCCATTGATGTATGGGAAGACATGCTGATGGGGCCGTCGTATGCCACACCTATCGCGCTGGATCGCGCTGGTATGACATTAAACGATTTAACCCTGATTGAGATGCACGAGGCGTTTGCCGCCCAGACACTGGCTAACGTGAAAATGTTTGCCAGCGATAAATTTGCCAAAGAAAAGCTGGGCCGCGATAAAGCGACCGGTGAAATCGATATGGACAAATTTAACGTGATGGGGAGCTCGATTGCCTATGGACACCCCTTTGCCGCCACCGGGACACGAATGATTACGCAAATGCTGAATGAACTGCAGCGTCGTGGAGGTGGTACCGGTCTGCTAACTGCCTGTGCAGCAGGTGGCCTGGGTGCAGCAATGATCGTGGAGACAGAGTAA
- the fadJ gene encoding fatty acid oxidation complex subunit alpha FadJ yields the protein MSQETKQVNTEETIAAQSAFSLHKKDNGVAVLTIDVPGESMNTLKAAFTEQVNAMLDEIDADKSIKGVVVVSGKKKSFIAGADISMLAACKTAEDAQKIAAGGQEVFDRIEKMRATFVAAIHGPALGGGLELALACHYRVCTDDSATQLGLPEVQLGLLPGSGGTQRLPRLIGVQQAMKMILTGAPARAKQAKKYGIVDEVVPLSVLVDVAEQFALKRKPERAAPQKGMMAKLLEQNGMGRSVMFKKAREQTFSKTKGNYPAPGKIIDVIETGMNEGMAAGLRAEAKAFGELVMTPESFQLRQIFFATTEMKKEHGVEGVEPRKVLKSGVLGGGLMGGGIAFVSATKAGVPVRIKDIRPEGIANAMKYSYDLLNAKVKKRHLMKSQMQKQLSLLTGSLDYNGFADTDIVIEAVFEDVGLKQSMVTDIEANCKENTIFASNTSSIPIGQIAEKASRPDNVVGLHYFSPVDKMPLAEIIAHDKTSDETISTTVEFARRQGKTPIVVKDGAGFYVNRILAPYMNEAANLLLAGEPVDHIDKSLVKFGFPVGPVKLLDEVGIDVGTKIIPILVDAFGERFTAPEAFDKVLADDRKGKKNKKGFYLYEGKKPGKEVDESIYSLLNVTPSSTKSEKEVAERCVLMMLNEAARCLEEGVIRNPRDGDIGAIFGIGFPPFLGGPFRYMDTLGSAKVVEKLRHYAAKSGDKFTPCDYLVNMAEENKTFY from the coding sequence ATGAGTCAGGAAACCAAACAAGTGAATACTGAAGAGACCATCGCCGCACAAAGTGCGTTCAGTTTACATAAAAAAGATAATGGCGTGGCCGTACTGACTATTGATGTACCCGGTGAGTCCATGAATACCCTGAAAGCAGCCTTTACCGAACAGGTAAACGCCATGCTAGATGAGATTGATGCAGATAAAAGCATCAAAGGAGTGGTGGTCGTCAGTGGCAAGAAAAAATCATTTATTGCCGGCGCTGATATCAGCATGCTGGCAGCCTGCAAAACAGCCGAAGATGCCCAGAAAATTGCCGCGGGAGGTCAGGAGGTATTTGACCGGATCGAAAAAATGCGGGCTACGTTTGTTGCAGCTATTCATGGCCCTGCCTTGGGTGGTGGTCTGGAGCTTGCGCTGGCGTGTCACTATCGCGTGTGTACAGATGACTCGGCGACCCAGCTGGGCTTACCTGAAGTGCAGCTAGGCCTGTTACCCGGCAGCGGCGGTACGCAGCGTTTGCCACGGTTGATAGGTGTGCAGCAGGCAATGAAGATGATCCTGACCGGGGCGCCGGCACGAGCCAAGCAAGCCAAAAAATATGGCATTGTGGATGAGGTTGTGCCATTAAGCGTGCTGGTGGATGTGGCAGAGCAGTTTGCGTTAAAGCGTAAGCCAGAACGTGCTGCGCCGCAAAAAGGCATGATGGCTAAATTGCTTGAGCAAAATGGCATGGGCCGCTCGGTGATGTTTAAAAAAGCCAGAGAGCAGACGTTCAGCAAAACCAAGGGCAACTATCCGGCACCGGGCAAAATCATTGATGTGATTGAAACCGGCATGAACGAGGGAATGGCAGCTGGCCTGCGGGCAGAAGCAAAAGCGTTTGGTGAGTTAGTTATGACGCCGGAGTCCTTCCAGTTACGCCAGATTTTCTTTGCTACCACAGAAATGAAAAAAGAACATGGTGTTGAAGGCGTTGAGCCGCGCAAAGTGCTTAAGTCTGGCGTGTTAGGTGGCGGCCTGATGGGCGGAGGCATTGCCTTTGTGTCGGCGACAAAAGCGGGCGTGCCGGTGCGGATTAAAGATATTCGCCCGGAAGGTATTGCCAATGCGATGAAGTATTCTTATGACCTGCTTAATGCGAAAGTGAAAAAGCGTCATCTGATGAAATCGCAGATGCAAAAGCAATTGTCATTATTAACCGGCTCGCTGGATTACAACGGATTTGCAGATACTGATATCGTGATTGAGGCGGTGTTTGAAGATGTCGGCCTGAAACAGTCTATGGTGACGGATATTGAGGCAAACTGTAAAGAAAATACTATTTTTGCTTCTAATACTTCATCTATTCCGATTGGTCAGATTGCTGAAAAAGCCAGCCGTCCTGACAATGTAGTAGGTCTGCATTATTTCTCACCGGTTGACAAAATGCCGCTGGCTGAAATTATTGCGCATGATAAAACGTCAGACGAAACCATCTCCACTACCGTGGAGTTTGCCCGCAGACAGGGTAAAACACCAATTGTAGTGAAAGATGGCGCGGGTTTTTATGTCAACCGGATTCTGGCACCGTACATGAATGAAGCCGCTAATTTGCTGCTGGCCGGTGAACCGGTAGATCATATTGATAAATCTCTGGTCAAGTTTGGCTTCCCGGTTGGCCCGGTTAAGCTACTTGACGAAGTGGGGATTGATGTTGGGACTAAAATCATTCCTATTCTGGTTGATGCATTTGGTGAGCGCTTCACCGCACCAGAAGCCTTTGACAAAGTGCTGGCTGATGATCGCAAAGGCAAGAAAAACAAGAAGGGCTTCTACCTGTATGAGGGGAAAAAGCCAGGTAAGGAAGTGGATGAAAGCATCTATAGCCTGCTTAATGTTACGCCTTCTTCAACCAAGAGTGAAAAGGAAGTGGCCGAGCGTTGTGTGCTGATGATGCTGAACGAAGCTGCGCGTTGCCTGGAAGAAGGTGTTATCCGAAACCCACGTGATGGGGACATTGGAGCGATCTTTGGTATTGGCTTCCCGCCTTTCCTGGGTGGGCCATTCCGCTATATGGACACCTTAGGGTCAGCCAAGGTAGTCGAAAAACTAAGACATTACGCTGCCAAATCAGGAGATAAGTTCACGCCTTGTGATTATCTGGTCAATATGGCTGAAGAAAACAAAACCTTTTACTAA
- a CDS encoding BatD family protein, protein MKKVWLILFGLVVSLHLQAQVNSVVAGIDKNPVMVDEAIRLSVTATGDADRDAFDSSPLLNDFVVGRTSISNRTSIVNGSRTDSVTWTTVLFPRDKGTFTIPSFSIGGQQTQPIQVKVIPVQQAGEDQQQEARDYYVTTSADSTEVYLHQQIRYTVKLYLASDIERGTLQAPEMEQAQISQLGDDKRSTEIVNGRRYTVIERNFAVVPQRSGEYRLRGPVFTGEVMAPNTRQSFGFFNRTQTINRLGPDITITVKPEPADIDYHWLPSEYVDINEEWPQNATFKVGEPVTRTITLTATGVVEEQLPEFPKNYPPGFKTYPDQAKTATVDKNNTLIAQRVESTAVIPTKPGLFVLPDITIPWFNVSTGQTEYAKLPARQIEVKPDTAASAAPAPPPSTAGTSDNTAVAPTTEQPATESPAVPSSPWLMILSALVLLLVVLLIVVIAYYRRKLGQLPQSTATGVSGTPGESTEQQYYQQLQQALSGGSVNQIQRALSQWLNSISPVTTGRPADWSLTASLQPHLDNMLASCYGNGHTKWDKDAMAQAIASVRQQWLQLQKSKQQALPPLYS, encoded by the coding sequence ATGAAAAAGGTATGGTTAATTCTGTTTGGTTTAGTTGTCAGCCTGCATCTTCAGGCGCAGGTAAACAGTGTCGTTGCCGGGATTGATAAAAATCCGGTGATGGTTGATGAAGCTATTCGGTTATCGGTCACAGCCACTGGCGATGCTGACCGTGACGCCTTTGACAGCTCGCCGCTGCTAAATGATTTTGTGGTAGGCCGCACCTCTATCAGTAATCGCACCAGTATTGTTAATGGTAGCCGCACGGACTCGGTAACCTGGACCACGGTGTTATTTCCTCGCGATAAAGGGACATTCACCATACCCTCATTTTCAATTGGCGGTCAGCAGACGCAGCCCATTCAGGTGAAGGTCATTCCGGTCCAGCAGGCTGGTGAAGATCAGCAGCAAGAGGCCCGGGATTATTACGTCACCACCTCTGCCGACAGCACCGAGGTATATCTTCATCAGCAAATCCGCTACACCGTCAAACTGTATTTGGCTTCAGATATTGAACGAGGCACATTACAGGCCCCGGAAATGGAGCAAGCGCAAATTTCACAGTTGGGCGATGACAAGCGTTCTACAGAGATTGTTAATGGTCGCCGCTATACCGTGATTGAAAGAAACTTTGCGGTCGTTCCCCAGCGCTCCGGTGAATATCGTTTAAGAGGACCGGTATTTACCGGCGAGGTGATGGCGCCAAACACCCGCCAGAGTTTTGGTTTTTTCAACCGTACTCAAACCATTAACCGGCTGGGCCCGGATATTACCATCACGGTTAAACCCGAACCGGCCGATATTGATTATCACTGGCTGCCTAGTGAGTATGTGGATATCAACGAAGAATGGCCGCAAAATGCAACCTTTAAAGTGGGCGAGCCGGTTACCCGTACTATCACACTGACCGCCACAGGCGTGGTGGAAGAACAACTACCCGAGTTTCCGAAAAACTATCCACCGGGTTTTAAAACCTACCCTGATCAGGCCAAAACCGCCACGGTCGACAAAAACAACACCCTGATTGCCCAGCGGGTAGAATCCACCGCAGTGATCCCAACCAAACCGGGCTTATTTGTGCTGCCTGACATCACGATTCCGTGGTTTAACGTAAGCACCGGTCAGACTGAATATGCCAAACTGCCGGCCCGCCAGATTGAGGTAAAACCCGATACCGCCGCCAGCGCTGCACCAGCGCCACCGCCCTCTACAGCCGGCACCTCAGATAACACGGCGGTCGCCCCGACCACAGAACAGCCTGCGACAGAAAGTCCGGCGGTACCATCGTCGCCGTGGCTGATGATACTCAGTGCGTTAGTACTGTTGCTTGTGGTTTTGTTGATAGTGGTGATTGCGTACTACCGTCGTAAGCTGGGTCAGCTCCCTCAGTCTACTGCTACCGGGGTGTCCGGCACGCCGGGTGAATCGACCGAGCAGCAGTATTATCAGCAATTACAACAGGCTCTGTCCGGCGGCTCGGTCAATCAGATCCAGCGGGCGCTGTCCCAGTGGCTTAACAGCATCAGTCCGGTCACTACCGGCCGGCCGGCTGACTGGTCCCTGACGGCCTCCCTGCAGCCACATCTGGATAATATGCTGGCATCCTGTTATGGCAATGGGCATACTAAATGGGATAAAGACGCCATGGCACAGGCTATAGCGTCGGTCCGACAGCAGTGGCTACAACTGCAGAAATCAAAACAACAGGCGCTGCCTCCCTTGTATTCCTGA
- a CDS encoding DUF58 domain-containing protein, whose amino-acid sequence MKNHQQWLQQLQSDGVNLDMTELLRYRQLTQLINLKPGKQLHAAMSGMYLSKHKGRGMEFDEARHYQPGDDIRAIDWRVTARTGKTHTKIYREERERPVFVLCDLSRPMRFGTQLLLKSVQAAHLTSLISWAAVQRGDKTGALIFSDTLHRECKPQSRKQSVLSICHQLIQISQTQSSATPSAQAFEDSCARARRLARPGSLVYVISDFSQLSATACQHLTTLSRHCEVKALMITDPLEQALPDVPNQRRVQVTDGIHRQSWLLGSQQQQMQYQHFREQQSQHIKNALQLAGISLQLISAGQALDEQLNSQGFRSQ is encoded by the coding sequence ATGAAAAACCATCAACAGTGGCTGCAGCAGTTGCAGTCAGACGGCGTTAATCTGGATATGACAGAGTTGTTGCGGTATCGGCAGTTAACGCAACTGATTAACCTTAAACCTGGCAAGCAGCTTCATGCGGCGATGTCTGGCATGTATCTTAGCAAGCATAAGGGACGCGGGATGGAGTTTGACGAGGCTCGTCACTACCAGCCCGGGGATGATATTCGTGCAATTGATTGGCGGGTGACAGCCCGGACCGGGAAAACCCACACCAAAATTTATCGTGAAGAACGAGAGCGGCCGGTATTCGTACTATGCGATCTCTCCCGGCCAATGCGATTTGGTACTCAGCTGCTGCTAAAAAGTGTGCAGGCTGCACACCTTACCTCACTCATTAGCTGGGCTGCGGTACAGCGCGGCGATAAAACCGGCGCACTGATTTTTTCAGATACCCTGCATCGTGAGTGCAAACCTCAGTCTCGCAAACAATCGGTGTTATCTATCTGCCACCAGCTGATTCAGATAAGCCAGACGCAAAGCTCTGCCACCCCGTCTGCCCAGGCATTTGAAGACAGTTGTGCCCGTGCCCGCCGACTGGCTCGCCCGGGTAGCCTGGTTTATGTTATTTCAGATTTTAGCCAGCTATCAGCTACAGCGTGTCAGCACCTGACTACGTTAAGTCGTCATTGCGAGGTTAAAGCACTGATGATTACTGACCCGTTGGAACAGGCCCTGCCTGATGTTCCGAATCAGCGCCGGGTTCAGGTGACTGATGGCATCCACCGGCAAAGCTGGTTACTGGGTAGTCAGCAACAACAGATGCAATATCAGCATTTTCGTGAGCAGCAGTCACAGCACATTAAAAACGCGCTACAACTGGCCGGTATATCGTTACAACTCATCAGTGCCGGACAGGCGTTGGATGAACAGCTAAATTCACAGGGTTTTCGCAGCCAATGA
- a CDS encoding AAA family ATPase, which translates to MAAEQFQQLFAYLNSQIIGQSQLTRSLLVALLADGHLLVEGPPGLAKTRAINALANGIDGNFHRVQFTPDLLPADLTGTDIYRPETGEFVFQQGPLFHNLVLADEINRAPAKVQSALLEAMAERQITVGNKTYTLPPLFLVMATQNPLEQEGTYPLPEAQLDRFLMHVEIDYPGADTELDILRLTRGEDLDSAAAKPVRLTQADIFTARKQALSLHMAPELEQYLVQLIMATRTPAVVDADLAQWIEMGVSPRATIALDRCARAHAWLAGRDFVGPDDIQAVVHNVLRHRLILSYQAEAQGITANQVLDRIVQKVAVP; encoded by the coding sequence ATGGCAGCAGAGCAGTTTCAGCAACTTTTCGCTTACCTGAACTCGCAGATTATTGGCCAGAGCCAGCTTACCCGCAGTCTTCTTGTCGCCTTACTGGCCGACGGACATTTATTAGTTGAAGGACCGCCGGGGTTAGCTAAAACCCGCGCTATCAATGCACTGGCTAATGGTATCGACGGTAATTTTCACCGGGTCCAGTTTACGCCGGATCTGTTGCCGGCCGACCTGACCGGTACGGATATTTACCGCCCCGAAACCGGTGAATTTGTTTTTCAGCAAGGGCCGCTGTTCCACAATCTGGTACTGGCAGACGAGATTAACCGGGCGCCGGCTAAAGTACAGTCAGCGTTACTGGAAGCGATGGCTGAGCGGCAGATAACCGTGGGTAACAAAACCTACACCCTTCCCCCGCTGTTTCTGGTCATGGCCACACAAAACCCGCTGGAACAGGAAGGCACCTACCCGCTACCTGAAGCCCAGCTGGATCGCTTTTTGATGCATGTGGAAATTGATTATCCGGGCGCAGATACCGAGCTGGATATCCTGCGCCTGACCCGGGGCGAAGATCTCGATAGCGCAGCGGCTAAACCAGTGCGCCTGACTCAGGCAGATATTTTCACCGCGCGCAAACAGGCATTGTCGCTGCATATGGCACCTGAGCTGGAGCAGTATCTGGTGCAGCTGATCATGGCAACCCGAACACCGGCAGTCGTTGATGCAGACCTTGCGCAATGGATTGAAATGGGTGTCAGCCCGCGGGCCACCATTGCTCTGGACCGTTGTGCTCGGGCTCATGCGTGGCTGGCAGGCCGCGACTTTGTCGGCCCTGATGACATTCAGGCCGTTGTCCACAATGTATTACGGCATCGCCTGATTCTGTCGTATCAGGCGGAAGCTCAGGGTATTACCGCTAATCAGGTACTGGATCGCATTGTTCAGAAGGTGGCTGTTCCCTAG
- a CDS encoding vWA domain-containing protein, giving the protein MSDILQHFHFIRPYWLLALLPAILMFAGFKYWRKQQSGWQGVIAPHLYQHMVAGKQQQSGSWLPGLLLICWVLATLALAGPTWQRLPQPVYQVQAGHVVVMDMSLSMRSTDVAPDRLTRAKYKAMDLVKAIGDGETGLVAYAGDAFTISPLTADYRNLSALIPSLSPEIMPVAGSDPLAGFLSASDLLQNAGYKQGDIYWVTDGVELSQMGELQAFLQDSPYTLHILGIGTRDGAPIKQANGELLKDSRGQIVVPKMRAAQLKTLARSGGGKYIGLASNDSDIKALARASQAAKQQDAKQTDNVMGGDKWQEAGPYLLLLCLPLVLPFFRRGIFAVLLLFASIPMLSPPVHAQQQEVTAKPLSWLDTTFKNADQQGRKLYRKQQFDAAVQTFEDTQWRASAAYQAGDYDTAAALFAQQHGPQAKYNEGNALTRLGRYEDALQAYNDVLASEPDHADAKANKALIEKLLEQQQQQQQQQQQQQQQQQSQSGDNSSSPQDHSASDNADSSSQQKSQDNTAQQNSDDAQRSASQQPSGQQNSDSAQQDNRNETDSSGKQPSARAQQDNQTQQNASAQDSTTDSSSQNEQSAAARAQQAEEKDAQASEQADTAGVSEHPLTEEEKENMQRLENLKRRIPDDPAFLLKRKMQLEAQQRQHRRPPSNQSEW; this is encoded by the coding sequence ATGAGCGATATTCTGCAACACTTTCATTTTATTCGCCCTTACTGGTTGCTGGCCCTGCTTCCCGCCATACTGATGTTTGCCGGCTTTAAATACTGGCGTAAACAACAGTCAGGCTGGCAGGGTGTGATTGCACCGCATCTTTATCAGCATATGGTTGCCGGTAAACAGCAGCAAAGCGGTTCCTGGCTTCCCGGATTGCTGTTGATTTGCTGGGTTCTGGCCACGCTGGCACTGGCAGGGCCAACCTGGCAACGCTTGCCCCAACCGGTTTATCAGGTTCAGGCCGGACATGTGGTGGTTATGGATATGTCCCTATCCATGCGCAGTACGGATGTGGCACCGGATCGTCTGACCCGGGCCAAATATAAAGCCATGGATTTAGTGAAAGCCATTGGTGACGGAGAAACCGGTCTGGTCGCCTACGCAGGTGACGCCTTTACCATCAGCCCGCTAACCGCAGACTATCGTAACCTGTCTGCACTGATCCCCAGCCTGAGCCCAGAAATCATGCCAGTGGCCGGCAGCGATCCGCTGGCGGGGTTTCTCAGTGCCAGTGATCTGCTCCAGAATGCCGGCTATAAACAGGGGGATATTTACTGGGTCACTGATGGTGTGGAGTTATCCCAGATGGGTGAGCTGCAAGCCTTCTTGCAGGACTCCCCTTATACCCTGCATATTCTGGGTATAGGTACCCGCGACGGAGCGCCAATTAAGCAAGCCAACGGAGAATTACTCAAAGACAGCCGCGGCCAGATTGTGGTTCCAAAGATGCGCGCAGCTCAGCTTAAAACTCTGGCCCGCAGCGGTGGAGGAAAGTATATCGGTTTGGCTAGCAATGATAGTGATATCAAAGCGCTGGCCCGCGCCTCACAGGCAGCCAAACAACAGGATGCCAAACAGACTGACAACGTGATGGGCGGCGACAAATGGCAGGAGGCCGGTCCTTACCTGCTATTGCTGTGCCTGCCCCTGGTCCTGCCCTTTTTCCGGCGTGGTATCTTTGCTGTGTTGCTGCTCTTCGCAAGCATCCCGATGTTATCGCCTCCTGTCCATGCGCAGCAGCAAGAGGTGACAGCCAAGCCCCTCAGCTGGCTGGATACCACGTTTAAAAATGCTGATCAGCAAGGCCGGAAGCTCTACCGCAAGCAGCAATTCGATGCGGCAGTCCAAACCTTTGAGGATACTCAATGGCGGGCATCGGCTGCATATCAGGCGGGTGACTACGACACGGCTGCCGCGTTATTTGCACAACAACATGGCCCGCAGGCGAAGTACAATGAAGGTAATGCGCTGACCCGGCTGGGCCGCTATGAGGATGCACTGCAAGCTTACAATGATGTTCTGGCCAGCGAGCCTGACCATGCTGATGCAAAAGCCAATAAAGCGCTGATTGAGAAACTGCTGGAGCAACAACAACAGCAACAGCAACAGCAACAGCAACAGCAACAGCAACAGCAGAGCCAGTCTGGTGACAATTCATCATCGCCGCAAGACCATTCTGCCTCTGATAACGCGGATTCTTCCAGCCAGCAAAAAAGTCAGGATAATACCGCACAGCAGAATTCTGATGATGCTCAACGCTCAGCGTCACAACAACCATCCGGACAACAGAACAGTGACTCTGCGCAACAGGATAATCGCAATGAGACTGACTCATCCGGTAAGCAACCGTCAGCCCGTGCTCAGCAAGATAACCAAACACAGCAGAACGCATCAGCACAGGACAGCACCACGGACTCATCATCTCAGAATGAGCAAAGTGCAGCGGCCAGGGCACAACAAGCCGAAGAGAAAGATGCTCAGGCCAGCGAACAGGCTGATACTGCGGGTGTCAGTGAACACCCGCTGACAGAAGAAGAAAAAGAAAATATGCAGCGTCTGGAAAACCTGAAACGCCGGATTCCTGATGATCCTGCATTTTTACTTAAACGCAAAATGCAACTGGAGGCACAACAACGTCAGCATCGACGCCCGCCGTCCAACCAGAGTGAGTGGTAA